From a region of the Fischerella sp. JS2 genome:
- the mutL gene encoding DNA mismatch repair endonuclease MutL yields MVSTIQVLPKEVVHLITAGEVIDSLAAVVRELVENSLDAGATRIVVSLWPEQWRVRVADNGCGMNLEDLQRAASAHSTSKIRSCADLWKITSLGFRGEALHSLTTLAELEILSCPSALISPALTKTPPVSPALMGGMERGVGWRVVYGYGGQILEQQVAAIAPGTVVTVSNLFGSCIARRQGLPALAQQMKAVQAAIYQIALCHPQVAWQVWQNDREWFTISPAPTMGKLIPQLLQQVRPGDLQELQLELSNSQQNFLNIVVGLPDRCHRHRPDWLRIAINGRMVKAPELEQTILGAFHRTLPRDRYPVCCLHLLICPDQINWNRNPAKTEIYLNDLSYWQQQVSQAIEQALRINSDTIQEVVHTSRVRKLIKVAEETGAYNTNPSNPHTPQNPSTSHTLKAVGQVNNTYIVAEHPGGLWLVEQHIAHERILYEQLCDRWQIVPIEPPIILYQLSSVQVSQLQRISLDIEPFGEQLWAIRSVPAMLQQRDDCADAILELSRGGDLQTAQVAVACRSAIRNGTPLSLPEMQQILDDWQRTRNPRTCPHGRPIFLSLEESSLARFFRRHWVIGKSHGI; encoded by the coding sequence ATGGTATCCACAATCCAAGTTTTACCAAAAGAAGTCGTACATTTAATTACAGCTGGAGAGGTAATAGACTCTTTAGCAGCTGTTGTGCGGGAACTAGTAGAAAATTCGCTTGATGCAGGCGCAACGCGGATCGTGGTTTCTCTGTGGCCCGAACAATGGCGAGTGCGAGTTGCTGATAATGGCTGCGGCATGAACTTGGAAGACTTACAGCGAGCAGCATCAGCTCATAGTACTAGTAAAATTCGTAGCTGTGCAGATTTATGGAAAATCACTAGTTTGGGATTTCGTGGTGAAGCATTGCACAGTTTGACGACTTTGGCAGAATTAGAAATCTTGAGTTGTCCATCTGCACTTATATCCCCCGCGTTGACAAAAACCCCCCCTGTATCCCCGGCGTTGATGGGAGGGATGGAAAGGGGGGTCGGTTGGCGAGTAGTGTACGGCTATGGAGGGCAAATACTAGAACAACAAGTCGCTGCGATCGCACCTGGTACAGTTGTCACAGTCTCCAATCTCTTTGGTAGTTGTATAGCCAGGCGTCAGGGATTACCAGCACTAGCACAGCAAATGAAAGCAGTGCAAGCAGCAATCTACCAAATTGCCCTTTGTCACCCCCAAGTTGCTTGGCAAGTTTGGCAAAATGACCGGGAATGGTTCACCATCTCTCCTGCCCCCACAATGGGAAAACTTATACCGCAACTTCTGCAGCAAGTGCGTCCAGGTGACTTACAAGAATTGCAACTAGAATTGTCCAATTCTCAACAAAATTTCTTAAATATAGTTGTGGGATTGCCTGATCGTTGCCATCGCCATCGTCCAGATTGGCTGCGAATAGCGATAAACGGCAGAATGGTAAAAGCACCAGAATTAGAACAAACTATCTTAGGAGCATTTCACAGAACATTGCCACGCGATCGCTACCCGGTTTGTTGTCTACATTTATTGATTTGCCCAGATCAAATCAACTGGAACCGCAACCCAGCTAAAACAGAAATTTACCTCAATGACTTGAGTTATTGGCAACAGCAAGTCAGCCAAGCGATTGAACAAGCACTGCGCATCAACTCTGATACGATTCAAGAGGTAGTTCACACTAGTAGAGTGAGAAAATTAATCAAAGTTGCGGAAGAAACTGGTGCTTATAACACTAATCCTTCCAATCCTCATACTCCCCAGAATCCCTCTACTTCCCACACCCTCAAAGCCGTAGGGCAAGTTAACAATACTTATATAGTTGCCGAACATCCTGGAGGTTTGTGGTTAGTGGAACAGCATATAGCCCATGAACGCATATTGTATGAGCAATTGTGCGATCGCTGGCAAATAGTTCCCATCGAACCACCGATTATTCTCTATCAATTATCATCAGTGCAAGTATCTCAGCTACAACGTATTAGTTTAGATATTGAACCCTTTGGTGAACAACTTTGGGCAATCCGCAGCGTACCCGCAATGTTACAGCAGCGAGATGACTGTGCAGATGCAATTTTAGAACTGAGTCGGGGAGGTGACTTACAAACTGCACAAGTAGCTGTTGCTTGTCGCAGTGCCATTCGCAATGGTACACCTCTTTCCTTGCCAGAAATGCAGCAAATTTTAGATGATTGGCAACGCACTCGCAACCCCCGCACTTGTCCCCACGGACGCCCGATTTTTTTATCGCTGGAAGAGTCTTCTTTAGCAAGGTTTTTCCGGCGTCATTGGGTGATTGGGAAGAGTCATGGAATTTAG
- a CDS encoding rhodanese-like domain-containing protein codes for MLDSVAHDLKSRLELGQPGFTIVDVRDRNIYNTGHITGAVPIPLTDLASRAKTAFHSKREIFVYGENDDQAAQATQMLKEAGFAYVCEIKGGLSAWKAVGGATVGV; via the coding sequence ATGCTTGATTCTGTTGCACACGACTTGAAATCTCGTCTGGAATTGGGTCAACCTGGTTTTACAATAGTGGATGTGCGCGATCGCAACATCTACAATACAGGTCATATTACAGGAGCAGTACCCATTCCCTTAACTGATTTGGCAAGCCGTGCCAAAACAGCTTTCCATAGCAAGCGTGAGATTTTTGTTTATGGTGAAAACGATGATCAAGCAGCCCAAGCGACACAGATGCTAAAAGAGGCAGGGTTTGCTTATGTTTGTGAAATCAAAGGTGGCTTGTCTGCCTGGAAAGCAGTTGGAGGTGCAACAGTAGGAGTATAA
- a CDS encoding adenosine deaminase, which translates to MALYAELHRHLGGSVVPRVLWRYFERHCSELISRFANYGDFEEFYTRPRNTLDEYLELHTLVESVQTVETLPYFIYRLLRGAYIFENLAYLELRYTPYLRTPEHLSQSERIDKMAEIVEVVGKASKLPEYPIVTSQILCMHSRLPYEVNKAIVDLAAQNKQYVCAVDVAGGDNYYGDRLEEWVELYEYALSLGIGTTGHLYETTAGCYSELLPYLMRIGHGIQIPLLYPELLPDLAKRNQCLEVCPTTYLKTGTLEDIRQLKVVFDRCFTAGVDIAICTDNAGLHNVRLPFEYENLLTYDIINFQQLQACQDAAFRHAFAWPYGQRPASLLNGLLNDEDSKLVAMQN; encoded by the coding sequence ATGGCTTTATATGCAGAGTTACACAGACACCTTGGTGGTTCGGTTGTACCAAGAGTTTTATGGCGATACTTTGAACGTCATTGTTCTGAGTTAATTTCTCGGTTTGCTAACTATGGAGATTTTGAAGAGTTTTACACACGTCCGCGTAATACTTTGGATGAGTATTTAGAGTTACACACTCTTGTTGAAAGTGTACAAACTGTAGAAACCTTACCCTATTTTATTTATCGTCTGCTGCGGGGTGCTTATATATTTGAAAATTTGGCTTATTTAGAATTACGTTACACACCTTATCTGCGGACACCAGAACATCTGAGTCAATCAGAAAGAATTGACAAAATGGCGGAAATTGTTGAAGTGGTGGGTAAGGCAAGCAAACTACCTGAGTATCCGATTGTCACTAGTCAAATTCTTTGTATGCATTCGCGCCTACCCTATGAGGTGAACAAAGCGATTGTAGATTTAGCCGCACAAAATAAGCAGTATGTTTGTGCAGTAGACGTGGCAGGCGGGGATAACTATTATGGCGATCGCTTAGAAGAATGGGTAGAGTTATACGAATATGCCCTGTCTCTAGGAATTGGCACAACAGGACATCTTTACGAAACGACTGCTGGTTGTTACTCAGAACTATTACCTTATCTAATGCGAATTGGTCACGGTATCCAAATTCCTTTGTTATACCCCGAATTACTTCCAGATTTAGCGAAACGCAATCAATGCTTAGAAGTTTGTCCGACAACTTACCTGAAAACAGGTACTTTAGAGGATATCCGGCAACTTAAGGTTGTTTTTGACCGTTGTTTTACTGCTGGCGTAGATATTGCCATTTGTACAGACAACGCCGGACTACATAACGTCCGTTTACCGTTTGAATACGAAAATCTTCTCACCTACGACATCATTAACTTTCAACAACTGCAAGCTTGTCAGGATGCTGCTTTCCGTCATGCTTTTGCTTGGCCTTATGGTCAACGTCCAGCATCCTTGTTAAATGGGTTGCTAAATGATGAAGATAGTAAACTTGTAGCGATGCAAAATTAG